ATTATCCATGGATCTGATTTCGTTGTTGGGCTGGACAGAATAGGTAGATTCACAAGGACAAGTTCTGTTGTTACTGCAATTATCTGCCATAAAATGGTCTTATGTTAACAAATGGCAATGTGGATGTATCTCAATGCATCTTGAGTAGCAACTACCAGGAAGACAGTAGCTGTAGCCTTCTGTGAAAAACAGGCCTAACTCCTAAGAAAACAACCTTCACAGCATGTTTGACCAACCTCTCTAATTACCCcgggaaaaaaaagggaacacgGGATGTCATCCTTTTAGATGCACGTGGATAGACATGTATAATCACAGAGTATCATCGTTTAACATGCATGTGTGACTAATTTCATGCAGATTTTTTACAAAAGATGTACTTATTTTCttagatatttttttttgtatattggtTCAGCAAAGGCAACAGAGAAAAAAGGCCTATGCTCTTAAGACTGTTGCTTGTTAAGCAGATGAAAATTATCAGGTTGGGGAAGCTTGAACTTCTACTTTAATTTATGTAATTATTACTGAATTATTTTAGCCTCTAACTTATTGTTTTTTCGATAAACATGTAATCTGTGTAATATTTGCCGTTTATTCCGTTTCATTcttctttaaaaaaatgtaaatgaGAAAAGTAAGAGGAAATATGCATATGTACACAAGGTTGAGCCTACAAGacttatttcttgcttttttcTTGTAGGGGTGAGTGTCTGGCAGGAGGTAGTGGGAAGTGAAAGTAAAAACTTGTCTTTTGGTAGCAACAGACGAGCACTTTTACTGCCTGCACATATTGTCTTTTCAACTCGGCACAAACTTATAACAGGTTATTTTTGCATTAACATATTCAGATGCATCTACATTATAagtctaataaataaaaaggatCTACAGTTGACTACTAATTAGTTAAAGCAAAACGAGTCTTAACGCTTTGTACTGGTTAAATACAGGGTATATCGAGAAGAATACTCAAAGATGACAGTAGTTACATGAATGACTGTCTACTAGAGCTTACTTACAAGTCACAATGCAGTTTGAAGGGGGGAAAAAAGCTAATTACCATCTGAAGTTCTTTTCCGATGCAcatatgcaaaaatttaagTCCAGTTCATAGTCCCTTCTCCCTTCCCTATACTGAATGAAACATAATTCAATAATATCTTACCTAGGTTTGTAGGAGTATCTTTCTTTTCATCACCAGGGAGTTGTTCTGAAGAGGTGATCCCTTTTGCAGTCAAAGCTTCATCGTCCCCAACTTCAGGGTCGGCTGGAACATCATCATTCTTGTGTTTTTTTTCAACCTGCATTATCATATTCTATTTATATTTGCATATTAAAAGCAGAAAGTTAATGTTTAAGATTAAGCTCCAGTCAAAGGTACAATCCAGGAACAAAATGCCCACTGTTTAAACCGGAAGGAACTAAATTGGAATATGAGACATGCAATGCAATCACTTACAACAATTGTTGAAGGTTCACTGgctcttttctcatttttggcATTCTTCTTTCGAGCACTCGAGTTCAATAATGTAGTCGGAGTAATGCAGTCTGATATGGGATCCCATGTTGAACCTTTTTGTGCTGACACTCGAACTTTTGTAACATTTGGTTCTCTCTCAGGTTTTCTGGGATTTGTAGATGCTTGTTTGTTGATGTGGTGAGATTTAGCTCTATCTCTTAACTTTTCAGTATCAACTTCCACTTGCTTCCTTGTATTCACAACAGCTCTTTGAATTTTGGGAACAACTTTGTTCTCATTTGCATCTTTCTTCTGTAGTTTGGGCTTCCCAGGAGTAGAAGCTTTTACTGTTGTAGAAGACAGGTTGTCCTGACGTTTAACTGATTTAGTATCTTTTCTAGCAAAAGCATCCAGACAGTccttatcttctttttcttgaatAGGCCCTTTTGCTGGAGCTTTTTCCACTTGCAGTTTTCTGTGAATCTCAGTGGAGTTTAGAGCTCCTTCATGACTATTATTAGGTCTTGAAGGAAGCCCTGCTTTAGTTTTCCATTTCCTGAGCATCCTTTTGGTGTCTAAATCTTGATGGATATACTTCTGCCCGAGAAGCTCTTCGTCCAGCAAACCAGAAACATGCAACGGCTTTATAATCACAATGGGTGCGGCATCATAAGCAAACCTTTTCTTCCATTCAGAAGCATTTGAAAGATGTTCAGGCCCATCAACAGACTTACCTGTCAAAAGTCCTTTATATTGCATGTCATCAGTTAGTTTATTCAACTTCATTGGCCGTGGATCCACCTTCTGAACCGTAAAACGAGTCCTCATACTTGCCATTGGCAAATCAATATCGAATGGCGTTCTTTCCTGATTTAGTGCCCTGTCCTTCCCATAATGCTTCTGAGGATTGGATAGTAATGGTTTTGGAGGGATTGCTTCTAGACCCATCAGTTTGGCAATTACATTAGGAGCCTTGGGCTTCTCCTCTATAGATTTTGATAGCGAGAGGTCTGAAGAAGTGTCAAATTCATGGGAGTGAAACATTGAGGATTGGCTTGAGCTGGTGGATGGAACATCCAGTGAGAAGTCTGACTTTGTTCTATCAAAATAAGGCTTTTCTTCTGAATAAACCTTATCTTCCTCGGAAGTCTTTGCTGCAGAATATGCCTTTTCCTCGTTGGAAACCTTTGGCAACAGATTTTGCCTGGCAAAGCTCTCTCTTATCACTTCTCTAAGCTCCTCGAAACAATCTCTGGTGGATCCATCAACAGAAAGTCTTGGATTTTGAAACTCCAACATTTTGCGGTCGTGATATCCAAATCGCTCAGACACAGTCCTTTCAATGCCAATTCCTTCATGGCTTCCACCTCGGGCCCTTTCCTTGTGCTTTTTCTTCAACTTAGCCATAATTTGTGAAGCTTCTTGAAGCTTCCCCAGCATTGTGAGAGACTCCTTTAGATCAAGAGCTCCCCTCAACAATTCTTCTGCAATGTCTTTGGTCTGCCTATCAAAACCTTTTTCCTCAGGCCAAGAGTCTGTAActtgatttattttttgtgcTCCTCTAGATATTTCCATGAGCTGGTATGAAGAAGGATTATGTAGCTGATGATCTGTGGGCCCTTTTGAGACTCtgtctttcctttcttccttgaaTGAGAACGACGCACTCAAATTCTTTTGGTTCTTCTGATGTTTTACCTTCTCCTTCGACTTGAGAGAGTCAGTCTTGGATTTTCTATTCGTCTTACATTCCACAACCCCTTTTGGATCATCACAAGAGAAGAACGATCGGTATACAACCGACTTTGGACCGTCTTGAGGCATATTCTATCACataaaatttcatagaagaagTCAGATACTGCTTAATCTctagaaaacaaaacaagcttAAATTTGACCAGAGTTTGCCAAGCAAAAGCTTGCGTCTGCCTAATGCTGGTTTCGAAAGTGAGTCCATAGTTTACAACTGTTCCTCTGCTAGCTAGCTTAATGTCACAAAAAGCACCGGCACAAATATTCCAATATATTGCCGTCTAGAACAATTATGTGATTGTCATACAAAAAATATACacttaaaaaaatgtatcttctTTGGATATTTTCAAATAGACGCTATTGGTCATCTTCATTCCTTAATTTCAATTCCCTACAAACTTATCAGGCAAAAGCTGTTAAAACGTGTTTCTTTGCGTGTGTTTgtgagacagagagagagagagagagaggaggagaaTTTTGGAGGCAATGCAGATCTGAAATTGAAAATTAATCTAGATCACAGACAAATTCAGCAGGTAAAACATAGCAGAAGCGGCTAAAACACACACAGATCATTACCCCTCCACacaaaccccccccccctctcccaaaaaaaaaataacaagaagTCTTGTCTTTACTTGCATACCTGCTGCGCTCtttgagtttgttttcttcCCTCCAAAAAACGCTTTCTCTGTCCCTTTTGATCAACCCAATTTCCTGTCCTTCAGCTTCATTCGAAAACCCAGATGAACAGCGCGTTAATGCCAACAAAAATCATCGAAAAAATGAAATCTTGGGGCTAAAAAGAGAGCCTAAAAGAGACCCAATTTTGCAAATTTGAAGTAAAGACTAAAACACGTTCAAGAACTAACGCAATGATGATCACTGACAATTGATTGATCAAGACCCCTCAACTGTTAAGGGTTAATTCTCACCAGCATCTGCATGTGTTCTGGTGCTTTGCCCGTTGGTGACGAAGAGCCCTCAGATCCACGCAACTGAGAGGAACCAAAACATTTAAGCTAGCTGGTAAATCTTGAGCTTGACTTTGTGCCGTGTACCCACAGCAATATCTCTATCAGTCAATATCAATATCCGTATGTCTTTTTAACGAGAaagaacagtttttttttttgtttttaatactACTGCAAGAACTATTTGTTCTGATTTAATTGCAATGGATTATTGGTTGGCAAAATGATGGTTTTGTCGTGTCGTGTGTAAGCTGAAGAAGGATACTAAAAGAAGCAAATCTATTCGAAAGCTTGACGTGGGGAAGGGAAGGTCGGTCCAAAATTAGCAGAAACTGAACACTGGCTAGAGTCGTATTATATACACGGACCGTGAAGATAAGATATATGATGAGAAAATGGCCCGGTGGACATGCACATGAAATTATTGATTACGGTCGTATTCGTAGATCAGTAGCAATTGTATCTGTATCTATCTAACTGctctctcctcttttttttccctcggtGGGGGCTGCTTGTTCGGTGacaaaagatatgtttttaatatgccaaaaacatttcaataatcATTTTACACAATCACTTTTTTAGCTGACTATGAATTTCTTGCAAACATGATGATTGCCGCATGATTAGAAAAGATCCCCtgctccaaaaaagaaaaaggaaacaagaaaagaCTAAACCAACTGTTCTTTGAGTTTTTAGATCAATCAACAAAgacaaaattcatcaataattgGTATTCGTTGCACTACGTTAGCATTTGATTTAACAAAAAGTCTTGCTCACCCACCTGAAAGCAAGTAAACCACTAAAAGTCGCTCGCCGCCATAGTCTTTGGCTTCTTGTcgccaaaagaaaaaacaagaagaGTACTATTACTTTCGCTCTGGCATGCAATTTGGTCTCGAATGTCTGCGTACACGTTACCATCCATCAGTCCCAACCTACGAATTCATTGAGTTGCATTCACCAGAGAAGGAACGCTACCCGAGCAAGCAAACTAACTGAGATTTTACATTTATTCTTCCCTTATAATATATTTAGACACACTCTACTTTTTCCGCTTTTATATAGTTAGATCAGATGATACATACACAGTAGACGAATCCAGAAAAATCACATGATTTCGTTTGAACAGCtttttcaagttatttttctaCCATgctcttttgtaatttttcttaGAAAAAGCGACCTTCGCTTAAAGGTTATTGGTCAATTAGATAGAGGTAGGGTGATTTATCTGGCGCGATAAGATTCAAAATGGGTTGGTTTCAAAAGTTAAATTATGCAAAGCACCACACTTTTATTACTACAATAGATTCATTTCTTGAGGACAGAGGacagaggaagaggaagaggaagaggagaGGTGCGTGCGTGCGTGCGTGGTTAAATATCACAGTAAATGCAGGCGGCAGCAGTAGTGACCAGTGAGATTTGTAAACCGCAAATTGATAATAAACCCCCAtacatgaaagaaaaagaagagcaaCCCTTTTTCTACTCACAAGATTCTTGTCCAGGGCCAGGCTCCAGCTccaaccctttttcttttctgacGGCCCtcataaatgtaaaattaataaattcttTCCTAGCCTACCATGAATACTGATGCATGGGTCAGTCTGTCAGATGCTTACTCTGTCATAAATGTAGGACCTTGGTTTGGTACTACTGTCTGGGTTTAAATTTGAATCTTTCCAGAAAACTAAACTCCGTCCGGTCCCAATGAATGAATATTATTgcattattttttattcttctcCGGCATTTCCTTTTACGATGAACATCCACctcctttcccttttttttatggAGAATTCTGATGGACCTCACTGGGCTTTGGATCGCTGTTGCTTTGCAATCCTGAAGgctccagccattaaggctccatatattattaattaaaaaaagtcAAATCGACATGGACAGTGTAAATGGGCCTCAACATTGTTTAGGTGCGCGATCAGGCCTGCCTTTTCTTTCTGCTTTCGTCGCTTTTCTCCGCTTTTGCCATCTACCCAACAACAGTATTTTTTAACAAGCCCGTCCAGGGGAGGAATCTCAGCTctattattttacttatttcatTAATAAAATAATGAGGAGGAGGACAAAGAGCCTAGCCTTCCACAATCCATACAAGAAGTTCAATTGTCATAGCAAAAAGATGAGTTAATGTGTATCGTACCCATGCATGCATGAGTTGATCGGGGGTTGTTAAATTGGGCTGTGACATCTTATACAGGGGGTTATGTTCCATGTACATTGTTCATAAGCAGGTAATAGTTGCCGTTGTTTTATCCTTTACTGCATATGTTTTTTTTCCTGATCTTCTTTTCGGTCAAATCTGAGACTAGGAGAAATGGACATTTTCACCCTCCTATTTCTCTTGTATACTTGTTCAATACGGGTGAGCAGCAATTAGACAGCTGAGCGGCTAAAAGATTTAGTGGTAACAGCGGACTCTGATAATGACAGTTTAAACAATCATGCATGTGGTGGCTCTACTGATTAGATAGGTAACAAATGAAGGATATCCTACATCATGCAAAACCCCTTTCATGCAAGAGATGAGCAGTTGATAGCTCCTTTCACAAATGAAGAGTTATTCTTGAAgttactttttcttttcatgaaaAGACCATTTCGATTACTGAAGTAGACCTTTATTTAAGACTATGTATCTATTCAAGACTAGGTTACGTGGAGGCTAAATGAGAAAAATTTCCCCAACTCGTTGTAGAAGAGGAGAGAAGTGTTTTAGAAAACACAGGAGCTTGCTCCAGATCACTGCTAAATCTTAGCAGATGAAATGTAGTCGGGTAGGTGGTCAAGTAGCCAAAGAAAAATCTTCTCCGAGATGATAAAATGCAGCCAGGTAGACCTGAAAGAATCCGCCCCTTGTTTATGGGCCTCAGCACATGGTTGAATAAAACATCATGTATCGCATAACTACTCCTACATCAGAACCGCAAAATGATGAGATTAGACAAAACCTTGAACGTTTTAAATCCTAGTCCTgctttcttcttgttgtttttctccttttccaaAAGGGACCACCTGAAGTTTAGTGGTGAATCAGAGGGTATATTATACTTAATTCTGAGTCCTCTGGACGGATGGCTGATGATTTAGCAGCAGAAGAGGATAAACTAGAGAACATGGAGGGAGAGGGAGTTGTCCTTATAAGGAAAAAAGTTAGTTGTCATGATGTATGCTTTCCCGGGCTTTTTGCCAACCGATCAAGAAAACAACAGTCAATCCAATAACAACTGTGAATCTCTCTCTAatattctctctcttttctttttctttttttttttcttttttcttttctcttcattGTATTGTGGTCTGTACCCACCCGGTCCCCTTTTTGCTCCTCATCAAACATGCACCCCACGTCCCTCGCTCAACAAAGTAAACTCCACGCAAAAACTAGAACTGCCTTCCTctgcttcttcttcctcttcttcttcttcttctcttttgaCATCcaatcaaaaccagaaaaacccTTTTCCTGTTTCGTTTTACTTGGGAGGTTCCCTCATGGTCATAGGCAGGAGGGTTTTTCTTTGGTGTCATTAGAATGAAATTTTATTCTCTTTTTGGCTGCATTATGGAATTGAAATGCAGGAAGCCGGTGAGGTAAAAAGGTCAAAAACAACGTGGTATGGTTAGCGAAGAAGTCCGTGGCATCAAGAAGTCGATTTCCTTTAAATTAGCAAAGATGTTTGAGATCCCAGGAAGGCAAGCTCATAGTTTAATCCTTGATAGCGGGCATGGCAGTGAGAGCCCCATTGCGGATGCAGATAGGTTGGTGTTTAGGAGTCAAGGTGGCAAAGCTGCTTCAGATGCTCAACACGTAGGTAGTGTTTATAATCGGTCTACGGATGCTGGCCCTGTTTCCAGATTATGCAGAGAGGGCGGAAAGTTAGGAGCTCCCAATTCAAAGGAATCTAGACAGCCTTCAGGTGTGTAAACAATTTGCTATCTTTCATGCATGTCTTCAGAGCAAGATGAGTTGAACGTGTTTGCATATTGATATGCATTTGAATGTCTCAATCAAGAATCACGATGTGGTGCTGATCAATGGACAGAAAAGTCTCACGAGTcctgtgcattttttttttttttttccttgggttGGTCAGATTTGGAATTGATGAAGGAAAGATTCTCAAAGCTTCTTTTGGGAGAGGACATGTCGGGGGGTGGAAAGGGTGTCTCATCAGCTCTGGCTTTGTCAAATGCCATTACAAATCTTGCTGGTAATGATGCAATTCTACACATATCCGGTAGACTGATTTATAATTGGATAATCCAGTGATCAAATAGAATGCAATATGATCTAgcatcacaaatttcaattcatttcTATATAATCTTGTCCCGCAGTTGAAAAAGTTTTAACATCTGGAAAccattgcctttttttttttttttttttttttttgttgggggggcGGTGGGGGCAAAACATGCAGCTTCTGTTTTTGGGGAGCAGAGGAAATTAGAACCCATGGCTTCAGAGCGGAAATTGAGGTGGAAAAAAGAAATCGATTGGCTTCTATCTGTGACGGATAACATTGTTGAATTCGTCCCCTCTCAACAAGTAGCAAAGGATGGAAAGAACATGGAGGTGATTTACTTTCTCGTTCTCCCCGAGGCTTTCTAGTTCAACTTATGATTCCAGCGTTTAAAAGGGAAATTATCTCTCTTCACTTCACTTCAGGTATGTGAATGGTTTCAATGGATTAGAAGCCGAGAAATCTTTTCATCTTTTCCATGCTTTTAACAGATAATGGTCACTCAACAAAGAAAAGATCTGCTCATGAACATCCCAGCATTGCGCAAGCTTGATGCGATGCTCATTGTAAGATTCTCTCATCTCCTCCCCCTATTGCGCAACAGTTCATATTCATTTGCATGCTGAAAGAATGTAGCAATAAACAGGACTGCCTGGATAATTTCAAAGACGACAATGAATTTTGGTACGTCTCAAGCGACGCCGATGATTCTGAGAAAGGTGTCCAGAGGGATGATAAATGGTGGCTGCCAACAGTCAAGGTTCCTCCTAGTGGCTTATCAGATGCATCGCGCAAATGGCTGCAATATCAAAAGGATTGTGTCAACCAAGTGCTCAAAGC
The Coffea arabica cultivar ET-39 chromosome 6c, Coffea Arabica ET-39 HiFi, whole genome shotgun sequence genome window above contains:
- the LOC113692608 gene encoding uncharacterized protein isoform X1; this translates as MQNMPQDGPKSVVYRSFFSCDDPKGVVECKTNRKSKTDSLKSKEKVKHQKNQKNLSASFSFKEERKDRVSKGPTDHQLHNPSSYQLMEISRGAQKINQVTDSWPEEKGFDRQTKDIAEELLRGALDLKESLTMLGKLQEASQIMAKLKKKHKERARGGSHEGIGIERTVSERFGYHDRKMLEFQNPRLSVDGSTRDCFEELREVIRESFARQNLLPKVSNEEKAYSAAKTSEEDKVYSEEKPYFDRTKSDFSLDVPSTSSSQSSMFHSHEFDTSSDLSLSKSIEEKPKAPNVIAKLMGLEAIPPKPLLSNPQKHYGKDRALNQERTPFDIDLPMASMRTRFTVQKVDPRPMKLNKLTDDMQYKGLLTGKSVDGPEHLSNASEWKKRFAYDAAPIVIIKPLHVSGLLDEELLGQKYIHQDLDTKRMLRKWKTKAGLPSRPNNSHEGALNSTEIHRKLQVEKAPAKGPIQEKEDKDCLDAFARKDTKSVKRQDNLSSTTVKASTPGKPKLQKKDANENKVVPKIQRAVVNTRKQVEVDTEKLRDRAKSHHINKQASTNPRKPEREPNVTKVRVSAQKGSTWDPISDCITPTTLLNSSARKKNAKNEKRASEPSTIVNMIMQVEKKHKNDDVPADPEVGDDEALTAKGITSSEQLPGDEKKDTPTNLDNCSNNRTCPCESTYSVQPNNEIRSMDNAKCSINCNLTEVKSCKRDNNTRKLLLDSSSFLCHAEELFETRAYQPAVSHKPGLHSHGTADTKLLLECAKELLEQKSLQFRVAGHPLPHICIKKSKICISLDHLVNEISDGIQYLRSYCKLAGKTIVVDALSTVLQKDMWCKGVVNGGWDFGWRNGFTLDEIDQVVIDIEQKILTGIIDDMLMDMVM
- the LOC113692608 gene encoding uncharacterized protein isoform X2 — encoded protein: MPQDGPKSVVYRSFFSCDDPKGVVECKTNRKSKTDSLKSKEKVKHQKNQKNLSASFSFKEERKDRVSKGPTDHQLHNPSSYQLMEISRGAQKINQVTDSWPEEKGFDRQTKDIAEELLRGALDLKESLTMLGKLQEASQIMAKLKKKHKERARGGSHEGIGIERTVSERFGYHDRKMLEFQNPRLSVDGSTRDCFEELREVIRESFARQNLLPKVSNEEKAYSAAKTSEEDKVYSEEKPYFDRTKSDFSLDVPSTSSSQSSMFHSHEFDTSSDLSLSKSIEEKPKAPNVIAKLMGLEAIPPKPLLSNPQKHYGKDRALNQERTPFDIDLPMASMRTRFTVQKVDPRPMKLNKLTDDMQYKGLLTGKSVDGPEHLSNASEWKKRFAYDAAPIVIIKPLHVSGLLDEELLGQKYIHQDLDTKRMLRKWKTKAGLPSRPNNSHEGALNSTEIHRKLQVEKAPAKGPIQEKEDKDCLDAFARKDTKSVKRQDNLSSTTVKASTPGKPKLQKKDANENKVVPKIQRAVVNTRKQVEVDTEKLRDRAKSHHINKQASTNPRKPEREPNVTKVRVSAQKGSTWDPISDCITPTTLLNSSARKKNAKNEKRASEPSTIVNMIMQVEKKHKNDDVPADPEVGDDEALTAKGITSSEQLPGDEKKDTPTNLDNCSNNRTCPCESTYSVQPNNEIRSMDNAKCSINCNLTEVKSCKRDNNTRKLLLDSSSFLCHAEELFETRAYQPAVSHKPGLHSHGTADTKLLLECAKELLEQKSLQFRVAGHPLPHICIKKSKICISLDHLVNEISDGIQYLRSYCKLAGKTIVVDALSTVLQKDMWCKGVVNGGWDFGWRNGFTLDEIDQVVIDIEQKILTGIIDDMLMDMVM
- the LOC113692608 gene encoding uncharacterized protein isoform X3; the encoded protein is MQNMPQDGPKSVVYRSFFSCDDPKGVVECKTNRKSKTDSLKSKEKVKHQKNQKNLSASFSFKEERKDRVSKGPTDHQLHNPSSYQLMEISRGAQKINQVTDSWPEEKGFDRQTKDIAEELLRGALDLKESLTMLGKLQEASQIMAKLKKKHKERARGGSHEGIGIERTVSERFGYHDRKMLEFQNPRLSVDGSTRDCFEELREVIRESFARQNLLPKVSNEEKAYSAAKTSEEDKVYSEEKPYFDRTKSDFSLDVPSTSSSQSSMFHSHEFDTSSDLSLSKSIEEKPKAPNVIAKLMGLEAIPPKPLLSNPQKHYGKDRALNQERTPFDIDLPMASMRTRFTVQKVDPRPMKLNKLTDDMQYKGLLTGKSVDGPEHLSNASEWKKRFAYDAAPIVIIKPLHVSGLLDEELLGQKYIHQDLDTKRMLRKWKTKAGLPSRPNNSHEGALNSTEIHRKLQVEKAPAKGPIQEKEDKDCLDAFARKDTKSVKRQDNLSSTTVKASTPGKPKLQKKDANENKVVPKIQRAVVNTRKQVEVDTEKLRDRAKSHHINKQASTNPRKPEREPNVTKVRVSAQKGSTWDPISDCITPTTLLNSSARKKNAKNEKRASEPSTIVVEKKHKNDDVPADPEVGDDEALTAKGITSSEQLPGDEKKDTPTNLDNCSNNRTCPCESTYSVQPNNEIRSMDNAKCSINCNLTEVKSCKRDNNTRKLLLDSSSFLCHAEELFETRAYQPAVSHKPGLHSHGTADTKLLLECAKELLEQKSLQFRVAGHPLPHICIKKSKICISLDHLVNEISDGIQYLRSYCKLAGKTIVVDALSTVLQKDMWCKGVVNGGWDFGWRNGFTLDEIDQVVIDIEQKILTGIIDDMLMDMVM
- the LOC113692608 gene encoding uncharacterized protein isoform X4, whose amino-acid sequence is MPQDGPKSVVYRSFFSCDDPKGVVECKTNRKSKTDSLKSKEKVKHQKNQKNLSASFSFKEERKDRVSKGPTDHQLHNPSSYQLMEISRGAQKINQVTDSWPEEKGFDRQTKDIAEELLRGALDLKESLTMLGKLQEASQIMAKLKKKHKERARGGSHEGIGIERTVSERFGYHDRKMLEFQNPRLSVDGSTRDCFEELREVIRESFARQNLLPKVSNEEKAYSAAKTSEEDKVYSEEKPYFDRTKSDFSLDVPSTSSSQSSMFHSHEFDTSSDLSLSKSIEEKPKAPNVIAKLMGLEAIPPKPLLSNPQKHYGKDRALNQERTPFDIDLPMASMRTRFTVQKVDPRPMKLNKLTDDMQYKGLLTGKSVDGPEHLSNASEWKKRFAYDAAPIVIIKPLHVSGLLDEELLGQKYIHQDLDTKRMLRKWKTKAGLPSRPNNSHEGALNSTEIHRKLQVEKAPAKGPIQEKEDKDCLDAFARKDTKSVKRQDNLSSTTVKASTPGKPKLQKKDANENKVVPKIQRAVVNTRKQVEVDTEKLRDRAKSHHINKQASTNPRKPEREPNVTKVRVSAQKGSTWDPISDCITPTTLLNSSARKKNAKNEKRASEPSTIVVEKKHKNDDVPADPEVGDDEALTAKGITSSEQLPGDEKKDTPTNLDNCSNNRTCPCESTYSVQPNNEIRSMDNAKCSINCNLTEVKSCKRDNNTRKLLLDSSSFLCHAEELFETRAYQPAVSHKPGLHSHGTADTKLLLECAKELLEQKSLQFRVAGHPLPHICIKKSKICISLDHLVNEISDGIQYLRSYCKLAGKTIVVDALSTVLQKDMWCKGVVNGGWDFGWRNGFTLDEIDQVVIDIEQKILTGIIDDMLMDMVM
- the LOC113692610 gene encoding rho guanine nucleotide exchange factor 8-like encodes the protein MVSEEVRGIKKSISFKLAKMFEIPGRQAHSLILDSGHGSESPIADADRLVFRSQGGKAASDAQHVGSVYNRSTDAGPVSRLCREGGKLGAPNSKESRQPSDLELMKERFSKLLLGEDMSGGGKGVSSALALSNAITNLAASVFGEQRKLEPMASERKLRWKKEIDWLLSVTDNIVEFVPSQQVAKDGKNMEIMVTQQRKDLLMNIPALRKLDAMLIDCLDNFKDDNEFWYVSSDADDSEKGVQRDDKWWLPTVKVPPSGLSDASRKWLQYQKDCVNQVLKASMAINAQVLSEMEIPDNYIESLPKNGRASLGDSTYKSITFEFFDPEQFLSTMDLSSEHKVLDLKNRIEASIIIWKRKMHHKDGKSSWGSAVSLEKRELFEERAETILLLLKQRFPGLPQSSLDICKIQYNRDVGYAILESYSRVLESLANTVMSRIEDVLYADSIAQDPSLAIAKWKPSPDSSPSPQQSGVSSPGEETEKLSSAAETPTSMTLSDFMGWNLEQAESVKNLPSGNLEGYSKDEIDKPTSKPANINTSKKFSYIDKVELSCLRSPTARH